A window of Rhododendron vialii isolate Sample 1 chromosome 13a, ASM3025357v1 contains these coding sequences:
- the LOC131312631 gene encoding ABSCISIC ACID-INSENSITIVE 5-like protein 1, which translates to MEDSDPESIEVKSELPQHPSEKSADNRSSSSSPNKQSSIFSLTLDEFQYKSGKSFGSMNMDELLNSVWNAEGNPFPSHSIQNDASYNENGATSMYLHGQGSFSIPTPLCNKTVEEVWAEINRNQSPTQNPNIVSNDFSEREQTFGEITLEDFLIKVGVIQEPCTPLPAAQEMVDCFQNPCGNFLISDDTGLDPDIRPGPMMVLGFSHPNPNNGNNFQANGSPMYQVFTPSGSFVGESSNNNVNNENEKCNGVGGEPQIRRRTTNGSFELAVERRQRRMIKNRESAARSRARKQAYTAELEIELNQLREENTRLKTIMGEAENKRKPEVLKGKQLTKAQRTAEKIKTMRRTSSSAW; encoded by the exons ATGGAGGATTCTGACCCTGAAAGCATTGAGGTGAAATCAGAATTGCCGCAACATCCCTCAGAAAAGTCAGCAGATAACCGCTCAAGTTCATCAtcaccaaacaaacaaagctcTATTTTTTCCCTCACCTTAGATGAATTCCAATACAAGAGTGGAAAGAGTTTTGGGTCGATGAACATGGATGAACTCCTCAATAGTGTCTGGAATGCCGAAGGGAATCCATTCCCTTCACACTCAATCCAAAATGACGCGAGCTACAATGAAAACGGAGCCACATCAATGTATCTCCATGGACAAGGCTCGTTTTCGATCCCCACCCCGCTTTGTAATAAAACGGTAGAAGAGGTGTGGGCTGAAATCAATCGAAATCAATCCCCGACGCAAAACCCAAACATTGTGAGTAACGACTTTTCAGAACGGGAACAAACGTTCGGGGAGATAACCCTAGAAGATTTTTTGATAAAGGTAGGCGTGATTCAAGAACCATGTACGCCTCTTCCTGCTGCTCAGGAAATGGTAGACTGTTTCCAAAACCCTTGTGGGAATTTTTTGATTAGTGATGACACGGGTTTGGATCCAGATATCAGGCCAGGACCTATGATGGTTCTTGGATTCTctcatccaaatccaaacaacGGAAATAACTTTCAAGCAAATGGTTCACCTATGTACCAAGTGTTCACACCTAGTGGCAGCTTCGTGGGAGAGTCGTCTAACAACAATGttaataatgaaaatgaaaaatgtaacgGTGTGGGAGGGGAACCGCAAATCAGAAGGAGGACAACAAATGGTTCGTTCGAGCTCGCGGTGGAACGAAGGCAACGGAGGATGATAAAGAATAGAGAGTCTGCAGCACGGTCTCGGGCCCGAAAACAG GCATATACAGCAGAACTAGAAATAGAGCTAAACCAATTGAGAGAAGAAAATACAAGGCTCAAGACCATTATG GGAGAAGCAGAGAACAAACGGAAGCCGGAG GTTTTGAAAGGGAAACAACTAACAAAGGCACAAAGAACAGCAGAGAAGATCAAGACAATGAGGAGGACCTCAAGCTCGGCCTGGTGA